A genomic window from Triticum urartu cultivar G1812 chromosome 7, Tu2.1, whole genome shotgun sequence includes:
- the LOC125523934 gene encoding putative laccase-9 has product MGVTKAPAIWSVGVVVAAFIVAAQGSPSSSARRPYSLFEDDGLSRRHGQRHYDFVIKESNYTRLCREKTILTVNGEFPGPTIYARKGDVVVVNVFNQGHKNITLHWHGVNQPRSPWWDGPEYITQCPIQPGGNFSYRIIFSEEEGTLWWHAHTAMDRDTVHGAIVIRPRRGTTYPFSKPHREIPIILGEWWNDDIGQVLADAISTGSDFQPSDANTINGQPGDLFACSGDGTFRLPVKHGKTYMIRIINAALTNGFFFAVAGHRLTVVGSDASYTKPFSADHVFIDAGQTVTALLKARRGRSNARHFYMASRPLATNPQATVDSSTATAVLEYVDAPAAPGDAAHGLPSLPAINDSSAAAAFTARLRSLASKGHTADVPRRVDEHMLVTVEVNEIACAPGEACKGPHGNRFASSLNNVSFEMPRSDVLGAYYRSAVGGVARTDFPDNPPSPFNFTADDLPPELALTARGTRVKVLEYGAVLEVVLQGTTILGGDSHPMHLHGFSFYVVGRGTGNFDKRTDPAKYNLVDPPYQNTVSVPKNGWVAIRLRAENPGVWFMHCHFERHMVWGMETVFIVKNGKGPNAKIMPPPPNMPRC; this is encoded by the exons ATGGGCGTCACCAAGGCGCCGGCGATTTGGTCAGTCGGCGTGGTGGTTGCAGCGTTCATCGTCGCAGCTCAAGGATCGCCGTCGTCGAGTGCCCGCCGCCCCTATAGTCTCTTC GAAGACGACGGACTGAGTAGACGTCATGGTCAACGTCACTACGATTTCGTG ATAAAGGAGAGCAACTACACGAGGCTCTGCCGTGAAAAGACCATCCTCACCGTCAACGGCGAGTTCCCCGGCCCGACCATCTACGCGAGGAAGGGCGACGTCGTCGTTGTCAACGTCTTCAACCAGGGCCATAAGAACATCACCCTCCACTG GCACGGGGTGAACCAGCCGCGAAGTCCGTGGTGGGACGGGCCGGAGTACATAACGCAGTGCCCGATCCAGCCCGGCGGCAACTTCAGCTACCGGATCATCTTCTCCGAGGAGGAAGGCACGCTGTGGTGGCACGCGCACACCGCCATGGATCGCGACACCGTGCATGGCGCCATCGTCATACGCCCCCGGCGCGGCACGACCTACCCATTCAGCAAACCGCACAGAGAGATACCCATCATCCTCG GGGAATGGTGGAACGACGACATCGGGCAAGTGCTCGCCGACGCCATCTCCACCGGCAGCGACTTCCAGCCTTCAGACGCGAACACCATCAACGGTCAGCCGGGTGACCTGTTCGCTTGCTCCGGCGACGGCACCTTTAGGCTGCCAGTCAAGCACGGCAAGACCTACATGATCCGGATCATCAACGCGGCCCTCACCAACGGATTCTTCTTCGCCGTCGCCGGGCACCGCCTCACCGTGGTCGGCTCCGACGCTTCCTACACCAAGCCGTTCAGCGCCGACCACGTATTCATCGACGCCGGCCAAACGGTGACCGCGCTGCTCAAGGCCCGCCGTGGCCGCTCAAACGCCCGGCACTTCTACATGGCGTCGAGGCCGCTGGCGACCAACCCGCAGGCCACCGTCGACAGCAGCACGGCCACCGCCGTCCTGGAGTACGTCGACGCTCCCGCGGCGCCGGGCGATGCGGCGCATGGTCTCCCCAGCCTTCCCGCCATCAACGACAGCTCCGCGGCGGCCGCGTTCACGGCGCGGCTCAGGTCGCTGGCCAGCAAGGGGCACACGGCCGACGTGCCCCGGCGCGTCGACGAGCACATGCTCGTCACGGTGGAGGTGAACGAGATCGCGTGCGCGCCCGGCGAGGCGTGCAAGGGGCCCCACGGCAACCGCTTCGCGTCGAGCCTCAACAACGTGAGCTTCGAGATGCCGCGGAGCGACGTGCTCGGGGCCTACTACCGCTCCGCCGTCGGCGGCGTGGCCAGGACCGACTTCCCCGACAACCCGCCGTCGCCCTtcaacttcacggccgacgaccTGCCCCCGGAGCTCGCGCTGACCGCGAGAGGCACGAGGGTGAAGGTCCTGGAGTACGGCGCCGTCCTGGAGGTGGTGCTGCAGGGCACGACCATCCTCGGCGGCGACAGCCATCCCATGCACCTGCACGGGTTCAGCTTCTACGTGGTGGGGAGAGGGACTGGCAACTTCGACAAGCGCACGGACCCGGCCAAGTACAACCTGGTCGACCCGCCGTACCAGAACACCGTCTCCGTGCCCAAGAACGGATGGGTCGCAATCCGCCTCCGTGCAGAAAACCCTG GCGTATGGTTCATGCACTGTCATTTCGAGCGCCACATGGTGTGGGGGATGGAGACGGTGTTCATTGTGAAGAACGGCAAGGGACCAAATGCCAAGATCATGCCACCGCCTCCAAATATGCCCAGGTGTTGA